The Patescibacteria group bacterium genome has a segment encoding these proteins:
- a CDS encoding NUDIX domain-containing protein, which produces MTQTRYLKRQHGRWIQISAGVIVTRPDYRKVLVIRPMKRKDWEFAKGKLEPKESHIDAARRELNEETSIRNVKIRPHWRQNIEYRFALPHIGLVHKTVTYYLATTRDRVRLSSEHGEYRWATWSEARSLLRHRNYQDILTKVENTLRIAKK; this is translated from the coding sequence ATGACACAAACGCGGTATTTGAAAAGACAACATGGGCGATGGATACAAATCAGCGCCGGTGTTATCGTGACACGACCGGACTATCGAAAAGTACTGGTGATTAGGCCGATGAAGAGAAAAGACTGGGAATTTGCTAAAGGTAAATTAGAACCAAAAGAATCGCATATTGATGCGGCCCGGCGCGAGCTTAACGAAGAAACCAGTATTCGCAATGTTAAAATCCGTCCGCATTGGCGACAGAACATTGAATATCGTTTCGCGCTGCCTCATATTGGCTTGGTGCACAAAACGGTCACCTACTATTTAGCTACCACTCGGGATCGAGTCAGGTTATCGTCCGAACATGGGGAGTATCGCTGGGCAACGTGGTCGGAGGCGCGTTCGTTGTTGCGACACCGGAATTATCAGGATATATTAACCAAGGTAGAAAATACGCTAAGAATAGCCAAAAAGTAA